A DNA window from Candidatus Omnitrophota bacterium contains the following coding sequences:
- the gltA gene encoding NADPH-dependent glutamate synthase — translation MKEQNPQERINNFNEVALGYTPEQAILEAKRCLGCKNAGCIQGCPVEIDIPGFIAEIKKGSFDKAYQVLKEKNNLPAVCGRVCPQETQCEKACVLAKKGKPIAVGSLERFVADWAISHGVSERPEQKFKELERNTQYAIGNTKKIAIIGSGPAGLTAAADLAKTGYQVIIFESLHAVGGVLRYGIPEFRLPKEIVDTEVGYIEKLGVKMEVNAVIGRIKTIDQLRVEGFKAFFIATGAGLPYFLGIKGENLNGVYSANEFLTRVNLMNAYRFPDYDTPVNIGRKVAVIGAGNVALDSARVSRRLGAGEVTIVYRRSESEMPARFEEIKHAREEGIKFELLTSPIKIYGYENGWVRAMRCLRNRLAEPDASGRRRPVAIPDSEFDFDCDLVVVAVGQGPNPLLLSTIPELKLNKRGNIEADPEGRTSVPDIFAGGDIVTGAATVIEAMGMGKRAARAIDNYLTKLINC, via the coding sequence ATGAAAGAGCAGAATCCCCAGGAACGGATAAACAACTTTAACGAAGTAGCCTTAGGTTATACCCCTGAACAGGCTATTTTGGAGGCAAAGAGGTGTTTGGGGTGTAAGAACGCGGGTTGTATCCAGGGTTGTCCGGTCGAAATAGATATCCCGGGATTTATCGCTGAGATCAAGAAAGGCAGTTTCGATAAGGCTTACCAGGTTTTAAAAGAGAAGAATAATCTGCCGGCTGTTTGCGGCCGGGTTTGTCCCCAGGAAACCCAGTGCGAGAAGGCTTGCGTATTGGCCAAAAAAGGAAAACCAATAGCTGTTGGAAGTTTAGAAAGATTTGTAGCCGATTGGGCAATTTCTCATGGTGTGTCAGAAAGACCAGAACAGAAATTTAAAGAATTAGAACGCAATACGCAATACGCAATAGGCAATACGAAAAAGATAGCAATAATCGGTTCCGGCCCGGCAGGTTTGACTGCTGCCGCTGATTTGGCCAAAACAGGATATCAGGTTATTATATTTGAATCACTGCACGCTGTCGGCGGGGTTTTGCGTTACGGCATACCGGAGTTTAGGCTGCCTAAGGAAATAGTAGATACAGAAGTCGGATATATTGAAAAACTTGGGGTTAAAATGGAAGTAAACGCAGTTATCGGCAGGATCAAGACCATCGATCAGTTGAGGGTTGAGGGTTTTAAGGCTTTTTTTATCGCAACCGGCGCAGGATTGCCTTATTTTTTAGGAATAAAAGGAGAAAATCTTAACGGCGTTTATTCAGCCAATGAGTTTCTGACCAGGGTTAATTTGATGAATGCTTATCGGTTTCCCGATTATGACACGCCGGTTAATATCGGCAGGAAGGTAGCGGTTATTGGCGCCGGCAATGTAGCGTTGGATTCTGCCAGGGTCAGCCGGCGGCTCGGGGCGGGCGAGGTTACGATAGTTTATCGTCGCAGCGAATCTGAAATGCCGGCAAGGTTTGAAGAAATAAAACATGCCCGGGAAGAGGGTATAAAGTTTGAATTGCTTACCAGCCCGATTAAAATCTACGGATATGAAAATGGCTGGGTTAGGGCAATGAGGTGTTTAAGAAACAGGCTGGCTGAGCCGGATGCAAGCGGCCGGAGAAGGCCGGTTGCAATACCTGATTCAGAGTTTGATTTTGACTGTGATTTGGTAGTAGTGGCTGTTGGCCAGGGGCCGAATCCATTACTGCTTTCAACAATACCTGAGCTGAAATTAAATAAACGGGGCAATATCGAGGCAGATCCGGAAGGCAGGACCTCGGTGCCGGATATTTTTGCCGGAGGAG
- a CDS encoding sulfide/dihydroorotate dehydrogenase-like FAD/NAD-binding protein, whose translation MYRILKKEDLNPSVCYLEISSPQIAKAAQPGQFIILRITEKGERIPLTIHGFDEPEDTISIIVQKAGKTTDQLCSLNAGDGLLDLAGPLGKPSLAVKEKRVLFIAGGVGAAEAYPIARAIKQERGEVAVILGAKSAEDLILEKQLRALTSKVYVSTDDGSYGRKGFVTDLLSEILLKDKSFDLIYAIGPLAMMAAVSNLSRHYKVKTLVSLNSIMLDGTGMCGSCRVTVGNETKFACVDGPEFDGHLVDFDELMKRQARFKKKECRSRKLAGKK comes from the coding sequence ATGTACAGGATACTGAAAAAGGAAGACCTAAATCCTTCCGTTTGTTACCTGGAAATATCCTCACCCCAGATTGCTAAAGCGGCCCAACCGGGCCAATTTATTATCCTGCGAATAACTGAAAAAGGAGAAAGAATTCCCTTAACCATCCATGGCTTTGATGAGCCCGAGGACACGATTAGTATAATTGTTCAGAAGGCAGGCAAGACAACAGATCAATTATGCTCTTTAAATGCCGGTGACGGTTTACTTGACCTGGCCGGTCCTCTGGGCAAGCCCTCCCTGGCTGTCAAAGAAAAAAGAGTTTTGTTTATTGCCGGAGGAGTAGGCGCGGCTGAGGCTTATCCGATCGCCCGGGCGATTAAGCAAGAAAGGGGAGAAGTAGCTGTTATTCTCGGAGCTAAGTCCGCGGAGGACTTAATATTGGAAAAACAGTTGCGGGCCTTAACCAGTAAGGTTTATGTCTCTACTGATGATGGTTCTTATGGCCGCAAGGGATTTGTAACCGATCTCCTCAGTGAGATCTTGCTAAAAGATAAATCTTTCGATTTAATCTACGCTATCGGGCCGCTGGCGATGATGGCCGCGGTAAGTAATTTGTCCAGGCATTATAAGGTAAAGACATTGGTTTCTCTTAATTCGATTATGCTGGATGGGACCGGGATGTGCGGTTCATGTAGGGTGACAGTCGGCAATGAAACAAAGTTTGCCTGCGTAGACGGACCGGAATTCGACGGGCATTTAGTTGATTTTGATGAATTGATGAAAAGGCAGGCCAGGTTTAAAAAGAAAGAATGCAGATCCCGGAAATTAGCTGGCAAAAAATGA
- a CDS encoding TIGR00282 family metallophosphoesterase, with protein sequence MKVLMIGDIVGSPGRQAIKTLLGKLKTVHKPELVVANGENAAGGSGLTPAMVKELLSFGIDVITSGDHIWKKKEVLDIIDIENRLLRPANYPFGVPGKGSLVIEGKSGIKIGVINLLGRVFMMPMDCPFKSVREEIDRIKKETRVIVVDIHAEATSEKIAMGWYLDGLVSAVAGTHTHVQTSDEKILPNKTAYISDIGMTGPINSVLGRRKEQVLERFITCMPVRFQMADENIQLQGVVIDIDPRTGRASFIERIIEKL encoded by the coding sequence ATGAAGGTTTTAATGATCGGTGACATTGTTGGCAGTCCCGGGCGTCAGGCAATAAAGACTCTCCTGGGTAAGCTCAAAACAGTTCATAAACCGGAACTGGTGGTTGCCAATGGTGAAAATGCAGCTGGGGGCAGCGGGCTTACCCCGGCTATGGTTAAGGAACTTTTATCTTTTGGGATTGATGTAATAACCAGCGGTGATCATATCTGGAAGAAAAAAGAGGTTCTTGACATAATAGATATTGAAAACAGATTGCTTCGCCCGGCCAATTATCCTTTTGGTGTTCCCGGTAAAGGCAGTTTGGTGATTGAGGGGAAAAGTGGAATAAAGATCGGAGTTATAAATCTTTTAGGCCGCGTGTTTATGATGCCCATGGATTGTCCTTTTAAATCAGTCAGGGAAGAAATAGACCGGATAAAAAAGGAAACCAGGGTAATTGTTGTAGATATTCACGCTGAAGCAACCAGCGAAAAAATAGCCATGGGATGGTACCTTGATGGCCTGGTCAGCGCTGTGGCCGGTACCCATACTCATGTGCAGACATCTGACGAAAAGATACTTCCCAATAAAACAGCCTATATCAGCGATATAGGGATGACCGGACCGATAAACTCTGTGTTAGGCAGGAGGAAAGAGCAGGTCTTAGAGCGGTTTATTACTTGTATGCCGGTTAGGTTCCAGATGGCTGATGAAAACATTCAGCTTCAGGGGGTTGTGATAGACATTGATCCCCGGACCGGCCGGGCAAGTTTTATCGAAAGAATAATAGAAAAATTGTAG